A single window of Candidatus Binatia bacterium DNA harbors:
- a CDS encoding GFA family protein has product MAENSFKSGCICGAVEVEITGAPAVQCYCHCESCRGWLSSPLHAAALWPTPNVNVTKGADKLGVFKRTDNSHRHFCKECGAGVLVRHPGIGMTDVPAGTVKGMTYAPTMHVNYSERVMTVRDGLPKFKDFPKEFGGSGETAAE; this is encoded by the coding sequence ATGGCAGAGAATTCCTTCAAGAGCGGCTGCATCTGTGGTGCCGTCGAGGTCGAAATCACGGGTGCACCTGCCGTCCAGTGCTACTGCCACTGCGAATCGTGCCGTGGCTGGCTCTCCTCGCCGCTGCATGCGGCAGCGCTGTGGCCGACGCCGAACGTCAACGTCACCAAGGGCGCCGACAAGCTCGGAGTCTTCAAGAGAACGGACAACAGTCACCGCCATTTTTGCAAGGAGTGCGGCGCGGGAGTGCTGGTTCGCCATCCCGGCATCGGCATGACCGATGTGCCCGCGGGCACCGTCAAGGGCATGACCTACGCACCGACCATGCACGTGAACTACAGCGAGCGCGTCATGACCGTGCGCGACGGGCTTCCCAAGTTCAAGGATTTTCCCAAGGAGTTCGGCGGCTCCGGGGAGACGGCTGCCGAGTAA
- a CDS encoding PQQ-dependent sugar dehydrogenase, translating to MKKGSPLLAALAATLVIGVAASARADSAADRCGGTKTSATGKYSRSLFNCYAAALAANQSLSADCTDQAAARLTTEFSQAQAAGGCVTTDDEGAVESTLENTRSQVDAALAPAADDQARACASYKLRSAGRHVGARLRCYGSRGRRSIGPDGACLAKADAVLETAFAKAESAGGCTTVGDAASIEGLDDPGVEDVVRELSPVCGDGINGPSQACEVGDDAACPGLCTEKCICDLPPVCGDGVAKLPEECDDGNLVDGDGCSSSCKLENTSAICSGVPHTAGTKINAVFVSNDFTAPLFVAAPRLDPSRIFVVERAGTIRVVHLATNAVAPAPFLDISTLTTTGGERGLLSMAFDPGYATNGRFFISYTNLDGDLVIARYQVSANPELADASTRQQVLLVPHPGAAHHNGGQIQFGVDGYLYWSIGDDGDGGNSQDDASMLGKVLRLDVHHDTAPLATVPPTNPHYVDGTSDVEYVWAKGLRNPWRFSIDRATGDLYIGDVGANTWEEVDYQPASSLGGENYGWNIFEGSHCHKMTCPDPPTGFTMPVYEYQHGRPCAVMGGYVYRGCAMPDFAGTYFFSDLCAAFIRTFEIVGGAATDVTDRTDDARSSGAFFTGVVSWGEDARGELYIINGNNSIYRIEPE from the coding sequence ATGAAGAAGGGAAGCCCGCTTCTTGCGGCGCTGGCCGCGACGCTGGTAATCGGCGTTGCGGCAAGCGCGCGTGCCGATTCCGCGGCCGACCGCTGCGGAGGAACCAAGACGAGCGCCACCGGCAAATACTCGCGCTCGCTGTTCAACTGCTACGCCGCCGCGCTCGCCGCCAACCAATCGCTGTCTGCCGATTGTACGGACCAGGCCGCCGCCCGGCTCACGACCGAATTCAGCCAGGCCCAGGCGGCCGGCGGCTGCGTCACGACAGACGATGAAGGCGCCGTCGAATCGACGCTGGAGAACACGAGGTCGCAGGTGGACGCCGCTCTTGCTCCCGCCGCCGACGACCAGGCGCGTGCCTGCGCGAGCTACAAGCTGCGAAGTGCCGGCCGCCACGTCGGCGCCCGTCTTCGATGTTACGGCAGCCGCGGCCGGCGCAGTATCGGCCCCGACGGCGCCTGCCTCGCGAAGGCCGATGCCGTTCTCGAGACGGCGTTCGCGAAGGCGGAGAGCGCCGGGGGCTGCACGACCGTCGGTGATGCCGCATCGATCGAAGGCCTCGACGACCCGGGTGTCGAGGACGTCGTGCGCGAGCTTTCTCCTGTCTGCGGCGACGGGATCAACGGGCCTTCGCAGGCCTGCGAGGTCGGTGACGACGCAGCGTGTCCGGGGCTGTGCACCGAGAAGTGCATCTGCGATCTTCCGCCTGTCTGCGGCGACGGCGTCGCCAAGCTGCCCGAGGAATGCGACGACGGGAACCTCGTCGACGGCGACGGCTGCTCGTCGTCGTGCAAGCTCGAAAACACGAGCGCGATCTGCTCGGGCGTCCCCCACACCGCCGGAACGAAGATCAATGCAGTCTTCGTCAGCAACGACTTCACGGCGCCGCTCTTTGTCGCGGCGCCGCGACTGGATCCTTCGAGGATCTTCGTCGTCGAGCGAGCCGGCACCATCCGCGTCGTCCACCTTGCGACCAACGCCGTTGCTCCGGCGCCGTTCCTCGACATCAGCACGCTGACGACCACCGGCGGCGAGCGCGGCCTGCTGAGCATGGCGTTCGACCCGGGCTATGCGACCAACGGTCGCTTCTTCATCAGCTACACCAACCTCGACGGCGATCTCGTGATCGCACGCTACCAGGTGTCGGCCAATCCCGAGCTTGCCGACGCATCGACGAGGCAGCAGGTACTCCTGGTTCCTCATCCCGGCGCGGCCCACCACAACGGCGGACAGATCCAGTTCGGAGTCGACGGCTACCTCTACTGGAGCATCGGCGACGACGGTGACGGCGGCAATTCCCAGGACGATGCTTCGATGCTCGGCAAGGTCCTGCGCCTCGACGTCCACCACGACACTGCGCCATTGGCGACGGTGCCGCCGACCAATCCGCATTACGTGGACGGAACGAGCGACGTCGAGTACGTCTGGGCGAAGGGGCTCAGGAACCCGTGGCGCTTCAGCATCGACCGCGCGACCGGCGATCTTTACATCGGCGACGTCGGTGCCAATACGTGGGAGGAAGTCGACTACCAGCCGGCTTCCAGTCTCGGCGGCGAGAATTACGGCTGGAACATTTTCGAAGGTTCCCACTGCCACAAGATGACGTGTCCGGATCCTCCGACCGGCTTCACGATGCCGGTGTATGAATACCAGCACGGAAGGCCTTGCGCAGTGATGGGCGGCTACGTCTATCGCGGGTGCGCCATGCCGGATTTTGCCGGCACGTACTTCTTCTCGGACCTCTGTGCGGCGTTCATCCGTACGTTTGAAATCGTCGGCGGAGCAGCCACCGATGTGACCGATCGCACAGACGATGCACGTTCGTCCGGCGCATTCTTTACCGGCGTCGTGTCGTGGGGAGAAGACGCGCGAGGCGAGCTCTACATCATCAACGGCAACAACAGCATCTACCGCATCGAGCCGGAGTAG
- a CDS encoding nitroreductase family deazaflavin-dependent oxidoreductase — protein MPDYSLFGDEHVKQYEATGGRVGHDWNGTSCLILRTKGRKTGQVRKFPLIYGRDGQDYVLIASKGGYPKNPGWYDNLVAHPDVEIQVGDKVIPVTARTGTAEDKKRVWPIMTKQWPAYDDYQAGSPRNIPVILLRPR, from the coding sequence ATGCCTGATTACAGCCTTTTCGGTGACGAGCACGTAAAGCAGTACGAAGCGACGGGCGGTCGCGTCGGCCACGACTGGAACGGTACGAGCTGCCTGATCCTGAGGACGAAGGGGCGCAAGACGGGCCAGGTTCGCAAGTTCCCGCTGATCTACGGACGGGACGGACAGGACTACGTGCTCATCGCGTCCAAGGGCGGCTACCCGAAAAATCCCGGCTGGTACGACAACCTCGTCGCGCATCCGGACGTCGAGATCCAGGTAGGCGACAAGGTGATCCCCGTGACCGCGCGCACCGGCACTGCCGAAGACAAGAAGCGCGTGTGGCCGATCATGACGAAGCAGTGGCCCGCCTATGACGATTACCAGGCCGGCTCGCCGCGCAACATTCCGGTGATCTTGCTGAGGCCGCGTTAA
- a CDS encoding CSLREA domain-containing protein produces MGEANGRRPRRSASRFAFAVVWTVACTALWCTRAQAATIDVTTTGDTVAVDGLCSLREAIQAANDDLAIVGAGSGSTSIATQVITPGP; encoded by the coding sequence ATGGGAGAGGCCAATGGGCGTCGACCCCGCAGGTCGGCCAGTCGTTTCGCATTTGCCGTCGTATGGACAGTCGCGTGCACTGCACTGTGGTGCACTCGCGCGCAGGCGGCGACGATCGACGTGACGACCACCGGCGACACCGTTGCGGTCGACGGTCTTTGCTCCCTGCGCGAAGCCATCCAGGCCGCCAACGACGACCTGGCGATCGTCGGCGCCGGCAGCGGGTCGACGAGCATCGCGACGCAAGTGATCACGCCGGGGCCCTGA